In Erigeron canadensis isolate Cc75 chromosome 6, C_canadensis_v1, whole genome shotgun sequence, the following are encoded in one genomic region:
- the LOC122603426 gene encoding uncharacterized protein LOC122603426, with the protein MVLDFPTRIHPPPPALVVVKQRDHQTWQGIHIHHPPSIFNIYPRTTPTIILYRRRTDANSRRWDSNAETFRTRNYAFDFDDDDNDFEVVDDANEWLNILEDFIDGVWIFKAFRSFGWMLPAIISSLLLTSGPKAFLMALAIPIGQSALSMLFQTVWGRPKSKTKNRSKSKRRARPPPPHANVYVDVDDVQEEYSKEDRKRATGYQTWVAGDGSSDKKSNNSSSSFGGWEELDGRATGSRNGKQRTSKSKISKRDRRSETPLLMRLLIAVFPFLGSWTKML; encoded by the exons ATGGTCTTAGATTTTCCGACACGCATACACCCACCACCACCAGCTTTGGTGGTTGTGAAACAACGCGACCACCAAACATGGCAAGGGATCCATATCCACCACCCACCTAgcattttcaacatataccccCGCACAACACCTACTATTATTCTTTACCGACGCAGGACAGACGCCAACAGTCGTCGGTGGGACTCGAATGCGGAGACTTTCCGAACACGGAATTatgcttttgattttgatgatgatgataatgattttGAAGTTGTTGATGATGCAAATGAGTGGCTTAACATTCTTGAAGACTTCATTGACGGTGTATGGATTTTTAAG GCATTCAGATCATTTGGGTGGATGCTTCCAGCCATAATCTCATCTTTGTTGTTGACATCGGGTCCCAAAGCATTCCTAATGGCACTTGCTATTCCTATTGGACAGTCAGCACTTTCCATGTTATTTCAAACTGTATGGGGAAGGCCAAAGAGTAAAACAAAGAACCGTAGCAAAAGCAAGAGAAGAGCACGCCCGCCTCCACCACATGCAAACGTTTATGTGGATGTAGATGATGTACAagaagaatattcaaaagaagACAGAAAGAGGGCAACTGGGTATCAAACATGGGTGGCTGGAGATGGTTCAAGTGATAAGAAAAGCAACAATTCATCGTCGAGTTTTGGTGGCTGGGAAGAACTGGATGGAAGAGCTACGGGTAGTAGAAATGGAAAACAGAGGACATCAAAGAGTAAAATAAGCAAGAGAGATAGAAGAAGCGAGACACCATTACTTATGAGATTGTTGATTGCGGTTTTCCCTTTTTTAGGTTCATGGACCAAAATGCTCTAA